The proteins below come from a single uncultured Carboxylicivirga sp. genomic window:
- a CDS encoding O-acetyl-ADP-ribose deacetylase encodes MIQLIRGDITQLKVEAIVNAANESLLGGGGVDGAIHRAAGHQLLEECRTLNGCPTGEAKITKGYNLPAKYVIHTVGPVWHGGSKNEKQLLTNCYINSLLLAQKHQISTIAFPNISTGVYGYPKKLAAEIAIETARGFIAKNPHSIEVIFAVFDEENYRLYHEYLK; translated from the coding sequence ATGATACAATTAATACGCGGTGATATCACCCAATTAAAGGTAGAAGCGATTGTAAATGCAGCCAACGAATCGTTACTGGGTGGCGGTGGTGTCGATGGAGCTATTCACAGGGCAGCAGGTCATCAATTACTAGAAGAATGTCGAACGCTTAATGGCTGCCCAACCGGCGAAGCTAAAATTACCAAGGGATATAATTTACCAGCAAAATATGTTATTCATACAGTAGGGCCAGTTTGGCACGGAGGTTCTAAAAACGAAAAGCAATTATTAACCAATTGCTATATCAATAGCTTATTATTGGCTCAAAAGCACCAAATAAGCACAATTGCTTTTCCGAATATAAGTACAGGAGTTTACGGTTATCCTAAAAAATTAGCAGCCGAAATAGCCATTGAAACAGCTAGAGGTTTTATAGCTAAAAACCCACATTCGATTGAAGTAATATTTGCTGTTTTTGATGAAGAGAATTACAGGCTATACCATGAATATTTAAAATGA
- a CDS encoding BspA family leucine-rich repeat surface protein: MRRILLLVTMFTLSVALRAQTQRPFITTWKTSDGTITVPVNSDYTYNYTATLFDSETNQLVGELTNQTKEAFFQDLRPSKTYKLEIRGDFPAIRFSKWPNECSKIRSIVQWGDIAWQSMYSSFFGCVNMEASYATDSPDLSNVTDMSQMFYNCASLELLDVSNWDVSMVTKFQSTFYKCGKLTTLDVSDWDVSNATNMTTVFNMCTSLIQLDVANWDVSNVTLFNGTFSYCYSLSSLDVSGWDVSNSTNFYGMFNGCKGLRKLDVASWNVSNATSMGFMFQYCSYIGNLDVSGWDVSKVESMEYMFSMCSGLYSIDVSNWDVGNVTDMENIFYYCYSLEIVDVSNWDVSNVTTLDGAFYNCKSLEALDVNNWNVSKVTSMAKTFELLTKITALDLSNWDVSKVTNLDNTFDYCKSLHTLDLSGWKIGNVTSMTNIIKDVPLSVQSYNTLLSSFCSGIDEHVSNGGAVHGFTLNASECKYSTAKASRNKLISDYGWIIIDGGLADYKVKFVDWNGTVLKTETVEYGSDATAPTAPTRTGYTFTGWDVAFDNVTENITVTALYELATGISTNKWVSKIYPNPASSSIIITLPAGSYRLSVYSADGQEVLMLDGIEDGAKLSIDGLKDGVYMMRITQDGKACYTHKFIKN, translated from the coding sequence ATGAGAAGAATTTTACTTCTGGTTACAATGTTTACCTTGTCTGTTGCACTTCGAGCACAGACGCAAAGACCTTTTATTACCACCTGGAAAACCTCAGATGGTACCATTACCGTGCCTGTAAATTCCGATTATACTTATAATTATACAGCTACTTTGTTTGATTCTGAAACCAATCAGTTGGTTGGTGAGTTGACCAATCAAACCAAAGAGGCTTTTTTTCAGGATCTAAGGCCATCGAAAACGTATAAGCTCGAAATTAGAGGTGATTTTCCGGCAATTCGTTTTTCTAAATGGCCCAATGAGTGTTCAAAAATTCGTAGTATCGTGCAATGGGGTGATATTGCCTGGCAAAGCATGTATTCATCCTTTTTTGGGTGTGTAAATATGGAAGCATCCTATGCTACTGATTCGCCTGATTTAAGTAATGTGACTGATATGTCACAAATGTTCTATAATTGTGCGTCGCTGGAATTACTAGATGTTTCGAACTGGGATGTTAGCATGGTAACTAAGTTTCAATCTACGTTTTATAAATGCGGTAAATTAACAACTCTTGATGTTTCGGATTGGGATGTTAGCAATGCTACTAATATGACAACTGTATTTAATATGTGTACATCTTTAATCCAATTGGATGTTGCCAATTGGGACGTAAGTAATGTTACATTATTTAATGGTACCTTTTCCTATTGTTATTCTCTAAGCTCCCTTGATGTATCTGGTTGGGATGTAAGTAACTCTACCAATTTTTATGGTATGTTTAACGGGTGCAAAGGGTTACGCAAATTAGATGTAGCCAGTTGGAATGTAAGTAACGCTACATCTATGGGTTTCATGTTTCAATATTGTTCATACATAGGTAACCTTGATGTATCTGGGTGGGATGTAAGCAAGGTTGAAAGCATGGAATATATGTTTTCGATGTGTAGTGGATTGTATTCTATTGATGTATCGAATTGGGATGTTGGCAATGTTACTGACATGGAGAATATATTTTACTATTGTTATTCGTTGGAAATAGTTGATGTATCGAATTGGGATGTTAGCAATGTTACCACTCTTGATGGAGCATTTTATAATTGTAAATCATTAGAGGCTTTAGATGTAAATAACTGGAATGTAAGTAAGGTTACCAGTATGGCAAAAACATTTGAGTTACTTACTAAAATTACTGCTTTGGATTTATCTAACTGGGATGTAAGTAAGGTAACTAATCTGGATAATACATTTGATTATTGCAAAAGCTTACATACGTTGGATCTATCGGGATGGAAAATAGGTAATGTTACCAGTATGACTAACATTATTAAGGATGTTCCTTTATCGGTACAAAGTTATAATACCTTATTAAGTTCGTTTTGTAGTGGTATAGATGAGCATGTAAGTAATGGGGGTGCTGTGCACGGTTTTACACTTAATGCCAGTGAGTGTAAATATTCAACAGCCAAAGCAAGCCGTAATAAGCTGATTTCTGATTATGGATGGATTATTATTGATGGTGGTCTTGCTGATTATAAGGTGAAGTTTGTTGATTGGAATGGCACTGTATTAAAAACCGAAACCGTTGAATATGGCAGTGATGCCACCGCCCCAACCGCTCCAACACGTACAGGCTATACATTTACTGGTTGGGATGTTGCATTCGATAATGTTACTGAAAACATTACTGTAACAGCTTTATATGAGTTGGCCACTGGTATTTCAACTAATAAATGGGTGAGTAAGATTTATCCGAATCCGGCAAGTAGTTCGATCATTATTACCTTGCCTGCAGGCAGCTATCGTTTATCGGTTTATAGTGCCGATGGACAGGAAGTGCTGATGCTAGATGGAATTGAAGATGGAGCTAAACTCTCGATTGATGGATTAAAAGATGGGGTATATATGATGCGAATCACTCAAGATGGAAAAGCATGTTATACCCATAAATTTATTAAAAACTAG
- a CDS encoding DUF6261 family protein, with translation MIQKIISSTKNTETDAISNGIIDAYQSSGLDTDAYLTALFAKIVPLSNELTGAIRRTKKESELQEKDVVRDNAIRAFYYIVTGLSYHHDLAVRQASLQIMNVFDKYGLKIISESYATESSLINSLLMDLASDDNKAAIALLGMAMSMVDGIKAAQDDFEQTEIAYRQQQGQEATYENASGVKSQLIKIINNELIVYLRAMEAVAKDTYGDLCRTVAKIIAENNEVVKKRKNKTLEESM, from the coding sequence ATGATTCAAAAAATTATTTCCAGTACCAAAAACACCGAAACGGATGCTATCTCAAATGGTATAATTGATGCTTATCAATCTTCGGGTCTTGATACAGATGCTTATCTGACTGCACTGTTTGCAAAGATAGTTCCGTTATCAAATGAGTTAACAGGGGCCATAAGGCGCACTAAAAAAGAGTCGGAATTACAGGAAAAAGATGTGGTTAGAGATAATGCCATTAGGGCTTTTTATTACATCGTAACCGGCTTGAGTTATCATCATGATTTGGCCGTTAGGCAAGCATCTTTACAAATAATGAATGTTTTTGATAAGTATGGATTAAAAATTATTTCGGAAAGCTATGCTACCGAAAGTTCATTAATCAATTCGTTGTTGATGGATTTAGCAAGCGATGATAATAAAGCGGCTATTGCTTTATTGGGCATGGCTATGAGTATGGTCGATGGTATTAAAGCAGCTCAAGACGATTTTGAGCAAACAGAAATAGCATACCGACAGCAGCAAGGGCAGGAAGCAACTTATGAAAATGCATCGGGGGTGAAAAGTCAATTAATTAAAATAATTAATAACGAACTGATAGTGTATCTGCGTGCTATGGAAGCCGTGGCAAAAGATACCTATGGTGATCTTTGTCGAACAGTGGCTAAAATTATTGCTGAAAATAACGAAGTAGTTAAAAAACGTAAGAATAAAACGTTAGAAGAAAGTATGTAG
- a CDS encoding erythromycin esterase family protein translates to MKRRITFSFILLACIIAPKLIQAQIETGNYCYPINSLVPEDNDDDLQAMSPIFTDKKLIGLGEATHGTAEFNTVRDRLIRYLAKNHQVNAVIFEADFASTATMNKHLCDNSITQFDTAIIYYWNLAHINYGNLALLSWIKSYNLKAKPSEQIRLYGCDMQWPESVANYLQHGLKSFDCFTDEEISTLRSINTADKLRSKSKKELETIEQTNDAIGQKLDSIGNLPQATRAEKELLLGSKVLNQSLSYYKMKSVRGSFYRDKSMAENCNAILDLPEINNGIVWAHNKHMANASDHSKLKPMGAHLKQMLGDSYLAVGFEFLDGTFMATNAAERKRMACEVEPADAKCVDIKLAECKYENYLLDVKSASKDKSFDEILNKKVWSRHIGGTFFPGEVNRNYRKHVVSKSYDALVFIEHSTPARFVYSGKYKQRK, encoded by the coding sequence ATGAAACGTAGAATAACATTCTCCTTTATTCTATTGGCATGTATTATTGCCCCAAAATTAATTCAGGCACAAATCGAAACTGGTAACTACTGTTATCCAATCAATTCGTTAGTTCCTGAAGATAACGATGACGATTTGCAGGCGATGAGCCCTATTTTTACTGATAAAAAGCTGATTGGACTGGGCGAAGCAACGCACGGAACGGCTGAATTTAATACCGTTCGTGATCGTTTGATACGATATCTGGCAAAGAACCATCAGGTAAATGCAGTTATTTTTGAAGCTGATTTTGCTTCAACAGCTACAATGAATAAACACTTGTGCGATAATAGTATTACCCAATTTGATACTGCTATTATTTATTACTGGAATTTAGCGCACATCAATTATGGTAATTTGGCTCTTTTGTCATGGATTAAATCGTATAATCTAAAGGCGAAACCATCGGAGCAAATACGGCTGTATGGTTGTGATATGCAATGGCCCGAATCGGTTGCTAATTATCTCCAACACGGATTAAAAAGCTTTGATTGTTTTACGGATGAAGAAATCAGCACACTCCGAAGTATTAATACCGCGGATAAATTGCGATCAAAATCAAAGAAGGAACTAGAAACAATAGAACAAACAAATGATGCTATAGGGCAAAAGTTGGACTCAATAGGTAATTTACCTCAGGCCACAAGAGCAGAAAAAGAGCTTTTGTTAGGTAGTAAGGTGCTTAATCAAAGCCTAAGTTACTACAAAATGAAAAGCGTTAGAGGTTCATTTTATCGCGATAAAAGTATGGCTGAAAATTGCAATGCTATATTAGATTTACCCGAAATAAATAATGGTATTGTTTGGGCGCATAATAAACATATGGCTAATGCGTCTGATCATTCAAAATTAAAACCCATGGGAGCTCATTTAAAACAAATGCTTGGCGATAGTTACCTCGCTGTAGGATTTGAGTTTTTAGATGGTACATTTATGGCAACCAATGCTGCTGAGCGAAAAAGAATGGCCTGTGAGGTTGAGCCTGCCGATGCTAAATGTGTTGATATTAAATTGGCAGAATGTAAATATGAAAATTACTTGTTGGATGTAAAAAGTGCATCTAAGGATAAGAGTTTTGATGAAATATTAAATAAAAAGGTGTGGTCTCGTCATATAGGAGGTACATTTTTCCCCGGAGAGGTCAATCGTAATTATCGAAAGCATGTAGTTTCTAAAAGTTATGATGCATTGGTTTTTATCGAACATTCAACACCTGCTCGGTTTGTTTATTCCGGAAAATATAAACAACGCAAATAG
- the pheT gene encoding phenylalanine--tRNA ligase subunit beta encodes MNISYNWLKNYLKIDLAPERVSEILTDIGLEVGSVEEIQSVKGGLEGLVIGEVLTCERHANADKLSVTTVNVGGEEPLPIVCGAPNVAAGQKVVVATVGTVLYDGDESFKIKKSKIRGEESQGMICAEDEIGLGHSHDGIMVLPADVQVGTLAKDYFEIENDTLFEVDLTPNRVDAASHYGVARDLAAYLKQSGEAVELALPSVEEFKVDNNNFPVTVTVENNEACPRYCGVTISDVKVAESPEWLQKRLKAIGLSPINNIVDVTNFVLHELGQPLHAFDGAITGDQVIVKTLAEGTAFETLDEVKRELSDKDLMICNAKEGMCIAGVFGGSKSGVSESTTKVFLESAYFNPVWVRKTAKRHTLSTDASFRFERGIDPNITVYALKRAALLIKEVAGGTISSEVTDIYPAPAQPFEVAISYKNVERLIGKDLGTDRIKAIVTALEMEITEETAEGLSLLIPPYRVDVQREADVIEDILRIYGYNNIEMPSTVHSTIVYSQKPDDHKVKTRIANQLMSVGYNEIMCNSLTKADYYEALESYPRNQVVELANPLSNDLNGMRQTLLFGGLESIQHNRNRRNTDLKFFEFGNCYFYKAGTEKTDVNNYNEGQRLAMFLTGNKAQTNWNTPEQATSFFDLKNHIENILVRLGLTFDDFKEEDSTSDLFGEGLAYAAGKTVIEFGTVNGKLLKAFDIDAPVYYAEIDWDMLLKKSAKKEIIYKEISKFPEVKRDLALVLNKDVKFAQVKQIALKTEKKLLKSVSLFDVFEGEKLGEGKKSYAVSFILQDETSTLKDKQIDKIMNKLMSTYEHQLGAQIRK; translated from the coding sequence ATGAACATTTCATACAACTGGCTAAAAAACTATTTAAAAATTGATTTGGCGCCTGAAAGGGTTTCGGAAATATTAACCGACATAGGTTTAGAGGTTGGTAGTGTTGAGGAAATTCAATCTGTAAAAGGCGGATTAGAAGGCTTGGTGATTGGTGAAGTATTAACTTGCGAGCGCCATGCCAATGCAGATAAATTAAGTGTAACAACTGTTAATGTAGGTGGAGAGGAACCGCTTCCGATCGTTTGTGGCGCTCCTAACGTAGCCGCAGGTCAGAAAGTAGTAGTAGCCACAGTAGGAACTGTTTTGTATGATGGTGACGAAAGCTTTAAAATCAAGAAATCGAAAATACGCGGTGAAGAATCACAAGGAATGATTTGTGCCGAAGACGAAATTGGTTTAGGTCATAGTCACGATGGTATTATGGTATTGCCTGCCGACGTTCAGGTGGGTACTTTAGCTAAAGATTATTTCGAGATCGAAAACGATACTTTGTTCGAAGTAGACCTTACACCTAACCGTGTTGATGCTGCTTCGCATTACGGTGTAGCACGCGATTTAGCTGCTTATCTAAAACAAAGTGGCGAAGCCGTTGAGTTAGCTCTTCCTTCGGTTGAAGAATTCAAAGTAGATAACAATAATTTCCCGGTTACGGTAACCGTTGAGAATAACGAGGCTTGTCCTCGCTACTGTGGTGTTACCATCAGCGATGTTAAAGTAGCTGAATCGCCAGAGTGGTTGCAAAAACGCTTAAAAGCAATTGGCTTAAGTCCGATTAATAATATTGTGGATGTTACCAATTTTGTGTTACACGAACTAGGTCAGCCTCTTCACGCATTTGATGGTGCTATTACCGGCGATCAGGTGATTGTTAAAACACTAGCTGAAGGCACCGCATTTGAAACTTTAGACGAAGTAAAACGCGAATTATCAGACAAAGACCTGATGATTTGTAATGCTAAAGAAGGTATGTGTATTGCCGGAGTTTTTGGTGGTAGCAAAAGTGGTGTAAGCGAATCAACTACTAAAGTATTTTTAGAGAGTGCCTATTTCAATCCTGTTTGGGTTCGAAAAACAGCTAAGCGTCATACTTTAAGCACCGATGCCAGCTTCCGTTTCGAACGTGGTATCGATCCAAATATTACAGTTTACGCACTTAAACGTGCAGCTTTATTAATTAAGGAAGTAGCTGGCGGAACTATCTCAAGCGAGGTAACCGACATCTATCCTGCTCCTGCTCAACCATTCGAAGTAGCTATCAGCTATAAAAATGTAGAGCGATTAATTGGTAAAGATTTAGGTACCGACAGAATCAAAGCTATTGTTACTGCTTTGGAGATGGAGATTACCGAAGAAACTGCAGAAGGTTTAAGCCTATTGATACCTCCATACCGTGTGGATGTGCAGCGCGAAGCAGATGTAATTGAAGACATCTTGCGTATTTACGGATACAACAACATTGAAATGCCAAGTACCGTGCATAGTACTATTGTGTATTCGCAAAAGCCAGATGATCATAAAGTAAAAACGCGTATTGCCAACCAATTAATGTCGGTTGGATACAACGAAATAATGTGCAACTCATTAACCAAAGCCGATTATTACGAAGCTTTGGAGAGCTACCCACGCAATCAGGTGGTTGAATTGGCGAACCCATTAAGTAACGACCTGAACGGTATGCGTCAGACTTTGCTTTTCGGTGGTTTGGAATCGATTCAGCACAACCGCAACCGCAGAAATACTGATTTGAAATTTTTCGAGTTCGGAAATTGCTATTTCTATAAGGCAGGAACAGAAAAAACCGATGTAAACAACTATAACGAGGGTCAGCGTTTGGCAATGTTCCTTACCGGAAACAAAGCTCAAACCAACTGGAATACTCCCGAACAAGCAACCAGCTTCTTCGATTTGAAAAATCACATCGAAAATATTCTGGTTCGTTTAGGATTGACCTTCGATGATTTTAAAGAAGAAGATTCAACTTCTGATTTATTTGGTGAAGGATTAGCTTATGCAGCCGGAAAAACAGTTATTGAATTCGGTACGGTTAATGGTAAACTATTAAAAGCATTTGATATTGATGCACCGGTTTACTATGCCGAGATAGACTGGGATATGCTATTAAAGAAAAGCGCTAAGAAAGAAATTATCTATAAAGAAATTTCGAAATTCCCAGAGGTAAAACGCGATTTAGCTCTTGTTCTTAACAAAGACGTGAAGTTTGCTCAGGTGAAACAAATTGCTCTTAAAACAGAGAAAAAACTATTGAAAAGCGTTTCGTTATTCGATGTATTTGAAGGCGAAAAGCTTGGTGAAGGTAAAAAATCGTATGCAGTTAGCTTTATTCTTCAGGATGAAACTTCAACACTGAAAGATAAGCAGATTGATAAGATTATGAATAAGCTAATGTCGACCTACGAACATCAGTTAGGTGCGCAGATTAGGAAATAA
- the surE gene encoding 5'/3'-nucleotidase SurE, which yields MQNASDAKPLILVTNDDGIKAGGLVALVNMLTEFGKVVVVAPNQSYSGMSHAITVSHPLYAKKVREKENLTVYKVNGTPVDCVKLAVNQLLTSKPDLVVSGINHGSNSSISLHYSGTLGAAREGALSQIPAIGFSLLDYSYEADFTEAVVFARKVVAKVLKDGLPSGAYLNVNVPDVKPLKGLKVVRQANGKWIEDFIERTDPRGRTYYWLTGRFENLEPEATDTDEYALANGYVSLVPCKLDATDHELLPQLKDYEL from the coding sequence ATGCAAAACGCTTCGGACGCAAAGCCCTTAATTTTGGTAACCAACGATGATGGTATTAAGGCAGGAGGATTGGTAGCTCTCGTAAATATGCTAACCGAATTTGGAAAAGTTGTAGTGGTGGCACCAAATCAGTCATATTCTGGTATGTCGCATGCTATAACAGTAAGTCATCCTTTATATGCCAAGAAGGTTAGAGAAAAGGAAAACTTAACGGTATATAAGGTAAACGGAACCCCGGTAGATTGTGTAAAATTAGCGGTTAATCAGTTGCTTACTTCAAAGCCTGATTTGGTAGTTTCGGGTATCAACCACGGATCCAATTCAAGTATCAGTTTGCATTATTCGGGAACTTTAGGAGCCGCGCGTGAGGGAGCTTTAAGTCAAATTCCGGCCATTGGCTTTTCGTTATTAGATTACAGTTATGAAGCTGATTTTACCGAGGCTGTTGTTTTTGCTCGTAAAGTAGTTGCAAAGGTTTTAAAAGATGGACTGCCATCAGGAGCTTATCTGAATGTGAATGTACCCGATGTAAAACCATTAAAAGGATTAAAGGTCGTACGTCAGGCAAATGGCAAATGGATAGAGGATTTTATTGAGCGTACCGATCCGCGGGGAAGAACCTATTATTGGTTAACCGGACGATTTGAAAACCTTGAACCAGAAGCAACCGATACGGATGAATATGCTTTGGCAAATGGGTATGTTTCGTTAGTGCCATGTAAACTTGATGCAACCGATCATGAATTACTTCCTCAACTGAAAGACTATGAATTGTAA
- the lpxB gene encoding lipid-A-disaccharide synthase, which produces MRYYLIAGEASGDLHASNLMKAFKEKDAEADFRYWGGNLMEAQGGTLVRHYKDTAVMGAWDVLMNLGKIKKNFDLCQKDLMEYNPDVLILVDYAGFNLRMAKFAHQHNILVYYYISPKVWAWNQSRVKKIKASVDRMFTILPFETKFFEEHGVDVKYSGNPVLDAIHNRPNKDESFETFVGRNGLDERPKVALLAGSRMGEINYNLPDMLKMVEKFPQYQFVIAGAPSFSKGDYQPFIKDLDVAVVTGQTYELLQNARAALVTSGTATLETALLNCPQVVCYKMWGGGFTDFVAKKILIKVAYISLVNLILDKEAVKELFQKSFSLEKLESELRALLEDSSQRKQMLLDYDELHRIMGGAGSSLKTATLMLESLKIDKEK; this is translated from the coding sequence ATGCGATATTATTTAATTGCAGGTGAGGCGTCGGGCGATTTGCATGCCTCCAACCTGATGAAGGCTTTTAAAGAGAAAGATGCAGAAGCTGATTTCAGGTATTGGGGTGGTAATTTGATGGAAGCGCAAGGTGGAACATTGGTTCGTCATTACAAAGATACTGCTGTAATGGGTGCCTGGGATGTGTTGATGAATTTGGGCAAGATCAAGAAGAACTTTGATTTGTGTCAGAAAGATTTGATGGAATATAATCCAGATGTTCTTATTTTGGTCGATTATGCCGGATTTAACTTACGCATGGCCAAATTTGCCCATCAGCACAATATTTTGGTGTATTATTATATTTCGCCAAAAGTTTGGGCCTGGAATCAAAGCCGAGTAAAGAAGATTAAAGCATCGGTTGATCGCATGTTTACCATTCTTCCGTTCGAAACCAAGTTTTTCGAAGAGCATGGTGTGGATGTAAAATATAGCGGTAATCCTGTATTGGATGCTATTCATAATCGTCCGAATAAAGACGAGTCGTTTGAAACTTTTGTTGGGCGTAATGGTTTAGATGAACGTCCGAAAGTAGCTTTACTTGCAGGTAGCAGAATGGGAGAGATTAATTATAATTTACCCGATATGCTTAAGATGGTTGAGAAGTTTCCTCAATATCAGTTTGTGATAGCAGGTGCTCCTTCTTTTTCAAAAGGTGATTATCAGCCATTTATTAAAGATTTGGATGTAGCTGTGGTTACAGGACAAACCTATGAATTGCTGCAAAATGCAAGAGCCGCTTTGGTAACATCCGGAACAGCAACATTAGAAACGGCTTTATTAAATTGTCCTCAGGTGGTTTGTTATAAAATGTGGGGAGGTGGATTCACCGATTTTGTTGCCAAGAAAATATTAATCAAAGTAGCCTATATATCGCTGGTGAATCTGATTTTAGATAAGGAGGCCGTGAAGGAGTTATTCCAAAAATCATTCTCATTAGAAAAGCTCGAAAGCGAATTAAGAGCTTTATTGGAAGATTCATCTCAGCGCAAACAAATGTTGTTGGATTACGATGAGTTGCACCGCATTATGGGGGGGGCTGGCTCAAGTTTGAAAACCGCCACTTTAATGTTGGAATCATTGAAAATTGATAAAGAAAAATAA
- the gldF gene encoding gliding motility-associated ABC transporter permease subunit GldF, which yields MTALLKREISSFFSSITGALVVSVFLLITGLFIWVIPGDLNLIFGEYATLDSLFYIAPWVYLFLVPAVTMRLFADEKKAGTLDLLLTRPISTFEIVSAKFLAGLVVVIISLLPTFIYMYSVYQLGSPVGNIDMGGTWGSYIGLFFLATIYVAIGTFSSALSDNQIVAFVIAVVLSFVFYTGFDSISALPSLKGMAENIRQLGIDAHYSSLSRGVVDSRDVVYFLSVVFAFLYFTKMVVSTKKN from the coding sequence ATGACCGCACTACTAAAACGCGAAATTTCTTCTTTTTTCAGTTCGATTACCGGAGCCTTGGTCGTTTCGGTATTTCTGTTGATAACAGGTTTGTTTATCTGGGTTATTCCGGGAGACTTAAACCTGATATTTGGCGAATACGCCACCTTAGATTCGTTGTTTTATATTGCGCCGTGGGTGTACTTATTTTTGGTCCCGGCTGTTACCATGCGTTTATTTGCCGATGAAAAGAAGGCTGGAACCTTGGATTTATTACTAACACGACCTATATCAACCTTTGAAATTGTGTCGGCAAAGTTTTTGGCAGGATTGGTAGTTGTAATCATCAGCTTGTTACCTACTTTTATTTATATGTATTCGGTTTATCAATTGGGTAGCCCTGTTGGTAATATCGATATGGGAGGAACCTGGGGATCGTACATTGGATTGTTTTTTCTGGCAACCATTTATGTGGCAATCGGAACTTTTTCATCTGCATTGAGTGATAACCAGATTGTGGCTTTTGTTATTGCTGTGGTGCTAAGTTTTGTTTTTTATACAGGGTTTGATAGCATATCTGCTTTGCCAAGTTTAAAAGGAATGGCTGAAAATATCCGACAGTTAGGTATCGATGCCCATTATAGTTCGCTAAGTCGTGGTGTTGTTGATTCGCGCGATGTTGTGTATTTCCTATCGGTCGTATTTGCCTTTCTGTATTTTACCAAGATGGTAGTGTCAACCAAGAAAAACTAA